A genomic stretch from Hydrogenispora ethanolica includes:
- a CDS encoding hybrid sensor histidine kinase/response regulator: MLKASWEENPFFEALFDAVPFVFLIVDSDGRIHRMNPAAIQFAGTDQAAPSPAAREENGAFDCILATGCRTGARASCQGCDLWRAAHEALAGANISRHGQPAIPCLPKPRPLFGYINAGPLQHDGRRYAWLMLADFTKEQKLLTAERLESLGVLAGGIAHDFNNALEAILANLQLALLKLEQGVQPHHCLSDAVGVTLKASELTKQLLTFAKGGAPLRKHSTALGRLIQEAVEALRRDSPVNCTVTIAPDLWGAEIDEGLIGQVLQNLLINALQALPGGGTIRVSASNAALSAGDGEAARFIRVAVQDNGIGIPRQDLSRIFDPFFTTKKDGVGLGLATAYSIIRKHHGYLEVDSAEGQGSTFVIHLPAAAAQPADPEPAAASSSDRAGARILLMDDEALIREVVGETLSFYGYQVALAENGQAAVAAYRQALEAGQPFQAVIMDLIVPGGMGGLEALAHLRSLDPGVKAVISSGYANDPVLSDFRKHGFCGALVKPYPIDDLDRILRQIIA, from the coding sequence TTGCTGAAAGCGTCATGGGAAGAGAATCCCTTTTTCGAAGCTTTATTTGACGCCGTTCCTTTCGTCTTTCTGATCGTCGATTCGGACGGCCGGATCCACAGGATGAACCCCGCGGCCATCCAATTCGCCGGAACGGACCAGGCAGCGCCGTCCCCCGCCGCGCGGGAAGAAAACGGCGCTTTTGACTGCATCCTTGCGACGGGTTGCCGGACCGGAGCCCGCGCATCCTGCCAAGGCTGCGATCTATGGCGGGCCGCCCACGAAGCCTTGGCCGGGGCGAACATCTCCCGCCATGGCCAACCGGCCATTCCCTGCCTCCCCAAGCCGCGGCCGCTCTTTGGATACATCAACGCCGGGCCGTTACAGCACGACGGCAGGCGTTACGCCTGGCTGATGCTGGCCGATTTCACCAAGGAACAGAAGCTCCTCACCGCCGAGCGCCTGGAATCCCTGGGGGTGCTGGCCGGGGGCATCGCCCATGACTTCAACAACGCGCTGGAGGCGATCCTCGCCAACCTGCAACTGGCCCTGCTCAAGCTGGAGCAAGGGGTCCAGCCCCACCACTGCCTGTCCGACGCGGTCGGAGTCACCCTCAAAGCCAGCGAGCTGACCAAGCAGTTGCTGACCTTCGCCAAGGGCGGCGCGCCGCTCCGCAAGCACTCGACGGCCCTGGGCCGGCTGATCCAAGAGGCGGTGGAGGCGCTCCGCCGGGATTCCCCGGTGAACTGTACCGTGACGATCGCCCCGGATCTCTGGGGCGCCGAGATCGACGAGGGCCTGATCGGCCAGGTGCTTCAGAATCTCTTGATCAATGCCCTTCAAGCCCTGCCCGGCGGCGGGACCATCAGGGTCAGCGCCTCCAACGCCGCCCTGAGCGCCGGGGACGGCGAAGCGGCCCGTTTCATCCGGGTCGCAGTCCAGGACAACGGGATCGGCATCCCCCGCCAGGACCTGTCCAGGATCTTCGATCCCTTCTTCACCACCAAAAAGGACGGCGTTGGCCTAGGTCTGGCCACCGCCTATTCGATCATCCGGAAACACCACGGCTACCTGGAAGTGGACTCCGCCGAAGGCCAGGGCTCGACCTTCGTCATCCATCTGCCCGCCGCCGCGGCCCAGCCGGCGGACCCGGAGCCGGCCGCCGCTTCCTCCTCCGACCGGGCCGGCGCCCGGATCCTGCTGATGGACGACGAAGCGCTGATCCGGGAGGTGGTCGGCGAAACGCTCTCCTTCTACGGCTACCAGGTGGCCTTGGCCGAAAACGGCCAGGCGGCCGTGGCCGCCTATCGCCAGGCGCTCGAAGCGGGCCAGCCTTTCCAGGCGGTGATCATGGATCTGATCGTCCCCGGCGGCATGGGCGGCCTGGAGGCCCTGGCCCACCTCCGCAGCCTCGATCCCGGGGTCAAAGCGGTCATTTCCAGCGGTTACGCCAACGACCCGGTCCTCTCCGACTTCCGAAAGCACGGCTTCTGCGGCGCACTGGTCAAGCCCTACCCCATCGACGACCTGGACCGGATCCTGCGCCAGATCATCGCCTGA